A region of the Candidatus Eisenbacteria bacterium genome:
CTCTTCCCCACGAAACCGCTCCTCCCCTTCGGCGCCGGCGTGATCGGGATCTCGCACGCGCTTCTCTCCGGAAAGGGAGAGACGGAGGAGTGGTTCTCGGCGAGCTGGGGTTTCGCGAAGCAGATCCTTCCGCTTCTTCTTCTCGGGGTTCTCGTCGCGGGGGCGCTTCTCGGGAGGCCCGATCACGAGGGGCTCATCCCGTCACGATGGGTGGAGCGGGCGGTCGGAGGGAACTCCCTCTCGGCGAACCTCTTCGCCTCCGTGGCGGGCGCCTTCATGTACTTCGCCACGCTGACCGAGGTGCCGATCCTGCAGGGGCTCATCGGAAGCGGGATGGGGAAAGGACCCGCGCTCGCGCTTCTCCTCGCGGGGCCTGCGCTGAGCCTCCCGAGCATGCTCGTCATCCGGAGCGTGATCGGAACGAAGAAGACGGTGGTGTTCGTTTCGATCGTCGTGGTCATCGCGACGGTGAGCGGTTTGATTTACGGAAACCTGTAGGGCATCCACCGAATCGGAGAGGTGAACGATGAAGGTGCAGGTTCTCGGAACCGGCTGCCCGAAGTGCCGGCAGCTCGAACAGAACGCAAGGACCGCCGCCCGGCAGCTCGGCGTGGAGTGTGAGGTGGAGAAGATCACGAACCTGAAAGACATCATGACCTACGGCATCGCGATGACCCCCGGCCTCGCGATCGACGGGAAGGTCGTCTCGTCCGGCAAGGTGCTTCCGGTCGAGGAGATCGTTTCGCTCCTCGCGAGCGCGGAGGAGAAGTAGTCGCATGAACCGAACCGCCCGCATCGCGATCTTCGCGGTCGTCGTCGCCGCCGTCATCAGCTTCGCCATCGCCCGCGAATCCGGACGAAGGGGAACGGGCGGCTCGTCCGCTTCGACCCGCGCCGGGATCCCTCGTCTCGTCGACCTCGGCTCGACGACGTGCATCCCCTGCAAGATGATGGCGCCGATCCTGGAGGAGCTCGAAAAGGAATACGAGGGGAGGCTCATCGTCGAGGTAATCGACGTGAAGACGGATCGAAACGCCTCGGCTCGATACGCAGTCCGCGTGATCCCGACGCAGATCTTCTTCGACAGCACGGGGCGCGAGCTCTTCCGGCACGAGGGCTTCTACTCGAAGGAGGATATCCTCGCGAAATATAAGGAGCTCGGAATCGACCTCGGAACCGGTTCGACCGGAAAGAAAAGCTGACGCATGGAAGGATTGTTCACAACGCTTGCGGGCGCCGTCGAGGGATCTCTTCTCGCGGCTCTTCTCGCTTCGTTCGTCTGGGGCGTCCTCAGCATCGTGCTGAGCCCGTGCCACCTGGCCGGCATTCCGCTCATCATCGGCTTCATCGGCGAGCAGGGAGATCGTTCGAGCGGGCGCGCGTTCAGCTTATCCGCGATCTTCGCCGTCGGCATCCTCACGACGATCGCGGCGATCGGCGCGGTCACCGCTTCTCTCGGCCGCATGTTGGGGGATGTCGGCCCGTACGTGAACTATGGCGTCGCGCTTGTCTTCTTCGTTCTCGGTCTCCACTTCCTCGGCGTCTTCCCGCTTCCGTGGACGGGAGCGGGGGTGGGAGAC
Encoded here:
- a CDS encoding TM0996/MTH895 family glutaredoxin-like protein, giving the protein MKVQVLGTGCPKCRQLEQNARTAARQLGVECEVEKITNLKDIMTYGIAMTPGLAIDGKVVSSGKVLPVEEIVSLLASAEEK
- a CDS encoding thioredoxin family protein, with translation MNRTARIAIFAVVVAAVISFAIARESGRRGTGGSSASTRAGIPRLVDLGSTTCIPCKMMAPILEELEKEYEGRLIVEVIDVKTDRNASARYAVRVIPTQIFFDSTGRELFRHEGFYSKEDILAKYKELGIDLGTGSTGKKS
- a CDS encoding cytochrome C biogenesis protein — its product is MEGLFTTLAGAVEGSLLAALLASFVWGVLSIVLSPCHLAGIPLIIGFIGEQGDRSSGRAFSLSAIFAVGILTTIAAIGAVTASLGRMLGDVGPYVNYGVALVFFVLGLHFLGVFPLPWTGAGVGDKRGKGLLAAFVLGLVFGIGVGPCTFAFMAPMLGVTLKVATTSWLFGMALLLAFGVGHCSVIVGAGTSAEAVQKYLNWTENSRTSDILRRCCGVLVILGGIYLLYAAT